The Bdellovibrionales bacterium genome includes a window with the following:
- a CDS encoding outer membrane lipoprotein-sorting protein, translating into MSALTVLSVLTFSRLQTKYSLSQFLPKQNPLLALDAKTKRTFQISDSQPFIATLQLLDKQQTWLEVEKIQSLKQTTEEMRRIDGVKNALSIATVEGAVNNKEGLSVGPLLESIPSQRWFSQVMQNALLTPALVSKDAKTVSIVVYLKDSTSADLQAMKSEIETLAQKSLPFAKVEIGGTPAVQSDISVLLQSEIRNFVGLGFLACLIVLTIVFANFTPVIISFIITVVANLMILAAMAMLGYSFTVLSTTIPILATITVMSLCIHSMLRLVEEAKNAPPMPHHRLVLRTMRILLGANFLAALTPMIGFLSLATTKVPLIRDFGLTVAMAIFICWLVSYILLVPLLILLPKPQARKWAWAKARWSLYFFQKSGVVALLIIGVSVALAIKGQTLSWTARLFDDLPTDHQVRNSTELIDHELGGMIPIDIELRGTKDIWGDPKLLAQLDGMVRRFRKYPGVGSAVGLPDLLAASNLTQSRLPASKASTAEILFLYSLSDQSPLKNYLNTDSSRTRIAIRAKDLPSNELNNLVERMTRDARKTFPGFIVNATGMGSTIHTLNNQLSRELIFGFWQSMFVIFVILIFVFRSVRWSFVACIPNLVPPAVLLGFLAISQTPIKPSIAIIFSIALGLAFNNTVYFLERLRSIQKSSSINRLDVEKALWLEGNPCLISSLTLLAGFSVFLVSYFAMNRTFGFYMVLSMVAGLVGDLILLPTLLKSCPWLLKTPNWSPRTKERFMFGLSAFSLTFLLFGATSSARAAIPPVDVQKIASEISSRMSAKDEEFDVTMKIIEADKSSKERGMKIMRLSPSKKEHYVMVRMQTPKDLKGTSLLATYKDGKEEKWLYLPSSKQTRRLASSSSESNSILGSELNTEDFNINTETSAKNTLKKEAKIGGQNYYVVESDVNKVSGNYSRVISYIAQNEYLPAKSEAYDKQGKLLKVIDFSDYKKVGDGKWRAGKIKIRNVQNNRATEIALSNIKVDQNLKPSEFTPKALSEE; encoded by the coding sequence ATGAGTGCATTGACAGTTTTAAGTGTTCTGACCTTCTCACGCTTGCAAACGAAGTATTCTCTGAGTCAATTCCTGCCCAAACAAAATCCGCTATTGGCGCTGGATGCAAAAACAAAAAGAACTTTTCAAATATCGGATTCCCAACCTTTCATTGCGACTTTGCAACTTCTTGATAAGCAACAAACTTGGCTTGAAGTGGAAAAGATTCAATCACTTAAACAAACAACTGAAGAGATGCGCCGAATTGATGGCGTCAAAAATGCTCTGAGCATCGCGACCGTTGAAGGGGCTGTGAATAATAAAGAAGGCCTCAGCGTCGGCCCTTTGCTGGAGTCTATTCCTTCGCAGCGCTGGTTCTCACAGGTTATGCAGAACGCTCTGTTAACGCCGGCCCTGGTATCTAAAGATGCAAAAACGGTTTCTATTGTTGTTTATTTGAAAGACTCGACCTCTGCTGACTTGCAGGCTATGAAATCCGAGATCGAGACCCTTGCCCAAAAGAGTTTGCCATTTGCAAAAGTCGAAATCGGCGGAACGCCCGCGGTGCAATCCGATATCAGTGTGTTGCTACAAAGTGAGATCCGAAACTTCGTGGGTTTGGGTTTTCTCGCATGCTTGATCGTTCTCACAATTGTCTTTGCCAATTTCACGCCGGTGATTATTTCTTTTATTATTACTGTTGTGGCGAACTTGATGATTCTTGCGGCAATGGCAATGCTGGGCTATTCGTTCACAGTTCTTTCAACGACAATTCCGATCCTTGCGACGATCACGGTGATGTCGCTTTGTATTCACTCGATGCTCCGCTTGGTGGAGGAAGCTAAGAACGCGCCACCAATGCCGCACCACCGGCTTGTTCTTCGCACGATGCGTATTCTTTTAGGCGCGAATTTCTTAGCCGCCTTAACGCCGATGATCGGCTTCTTGAGCCTTGCGACTACCAAAGTGCCGCTGATCCGGGACTTCGGCTTAACCGTCGCAATGGCGATCTTTATTTGCTGGTTGGTTTCTTACATTCTTTTAGTACCGCTGCTGATCTTGCTGCCGAAACCACAGGCTCGCAAATGGGCCTGGGCGAAAGCGCGCTGGAGTCTTTACTTCTTCCAAAAAAGCGGCGTTGTGGCGTTGCTAATCATTGGCGTGTCTGTGGCTCTCGCGATCAAAGGCCAAACACTTTCGTGGACTGCCCGCCTTTTCGACGACTTACCAACGGATCACCAGGTTCGCAACTCGACGGAGCTCATTGACCATGAACTCGGTGGGATGATTCCAATTGATATCGAACTGCGCGGAACGAAAGATATTTGGGGGGACCCCAAGCTCCTTGCACAGCTTGACGGCATGGTTCGCCGCTTTCGCAAATACCCGGGCGTCGGCAGCGCCGTGGGTCTTCCGGATCTTTTGGCAGCATCGAATCTGACCCAGAGTCGTTTGCCTGCAAGCAAAGCCTCCACCGCCGAGATCTTGTTTTTGTATTCTCTCTCTGACCAAAGCCCGTTGAAGAATTATCTCAATACGGATTCTTCGCGCACACGGATTGCAATCCGGGCAAAGGACTTGCCGTCCAATGAACTGAATAATTTGGTTGAACGCATGACTCGCGATGCGCGCAAAACCTTCCCCGGTTTTATCGTCAATGCCACGGGCATGGGCTCAACGATTCACACATTGAATAATCAACTGTCGCGCGAACTGATCTTTGGCTTCTGGCAATCAATGTTCGTGATCTTTGTGATCTTAATTTTTGTCTTTAGATCCGTGCGCTGGTCCTTTGTGGCGTGTATTCCGAACCTGGTGCCGCCGGCGGTGCTTCTGGGATTCCTTGCGATTTCACAAACTCCAATTAAACCCAGCATCGCGATTATTTTCTCAATTGCACTCGGCTTGGCATTTAACAATACCGTTTACTTCCTCGAGCGTTTGCGCAGTATTCAAAAAAGCAGCTCGATCAACCGTTTGGATGTGGAAAAAGCGCTATGGCTTGAGGGCAATCCTTGTCTGATATCAAGTTTGACTCTGCTGGCCGGGTTTTCCGTATTTCTTGTCTCGTACTTCGCAATGAATAGAACTTTTGGGTTTTACATGGTGTTGTCTATGGTGGCTGGCCTGGTGGGGGATCTTATTCTTTTGCCGACGCTTCTGAAGAGCTGCCCTTGGTTGTTAAAAACTCCGAATTGGAGTCCAAGAACAAAGGAGAGATTCATGTTCGGCCTGTCAGCATTCAGTCTCACGTTCTTACTCTTTGGTGCAACCTCTTCGGCCCGTGCGGCAATTCCGCCTGTCGACGTACAAAAAATCGCCTCTGAAATTTCAAGCCGCATGAGTGCGAAAGACGAAGAGTTCGACGTCACCATGAAAATCATCGAAGCCGACAAAAGCTCGAAAGAGCGCGGCATGAAAATCATGCGGTTGAGCCCCAGCAAAAAAGAACACTACGTAATGGTCCGCATGCAAACCCCGAAAGATCTAAAGGGCACTTCATTGCTAGCAACTTACAAAGACGGCAAAGAAGAAAAGTGGCTCTACCTACCTTCAAGCAAACAGACCCGTCGCTTGGCTTCGAGCTCCAGCGAATCGAATTCCATTTTGGGATCTGAGCTCAACACCGAGGATTTCAATATCAACACCGAAACGAGTGCAAAGAACACTCTAAAAAAAGAAGCCAAGATCGGTGGTCAGAATTACTACGTGGTTGAAAGTGACGTGAACAAAGTTTCAGGAAATTACTCCAGAGTGATCAGTTATATCGCGCAGAACGAATACTTGCCGGCGAAGTCTGAGGCCTACGACAAGCAAGGAAAGCTCCTCAAAGTCATCGACTTCAGCGACTACAAAAAAGTCGGCGACGGCAAGTGGCGCGCGGGCAAAATCAAAATCCGCAATGTGCAAAATAACCGCGCGACAGAAATCGCGCTTTCAAACATCAAAGTGGATCAAAACCTAAAACCTTCAGAATTCACTCCGAAGGCGCTGAGCGAAGAATA